The following coding sequences lie in one Spirosoma sp. KUDC1026 genomic window:
- a CDS encoding phosphotransferase enzyme family protein — translation MALFPVSSSIVSATALAPFLAEQYGLRSEATCKLLKAGISHTYLLTNGPTRFIFRLYTLNWRSRTEILEEVRLLYLLQEKDIPVSYAIPDQTGEYIQEITAAEGLRYGVMFSYATGEKLFTFTTEVHAHIGEVMARMHQLTHKLHLNRETYTPERLLVDSFVYLQQRLPADTDEMRFMQRAQTYLLHELQHADTAQLRQGIVHLDIWFDNLHIDRDHRVTLFDFDFCGNGWLCLDVAYYILQIHSTEKVEQERDQKVASFLAGYESVTPLTGEEKRLLPMLGVTLYFFYLGIQCQRYENWSNVFLTETHLKRYVNFLVKKYFDDHGLG, via the coding sequence ATGGCTCTATTTCCTGTAAGCAGTTCGATTGTGTCCGCGACCGCGCTCGCCCCGTTTCTTGCCGAACAATATGGCTTGCGCAGTGAGGCAACATGCAAGTTACTAAAAGCGGGGATCAGCCATACGTATTTGCTCACCAACGGACCAACGCGATTCATTTTCCGGCTCTACACGCTGAATTGGCGTAGTCGGACAGAAATTCTGGAGGAAGTTCGGTTACTCTATCTACTTCAGGAAAAGGACATTCCGGTGTCGTACGCCATTCCGGACCAGACCGGCGAATACATTCAGGAAATAACGGCAGCCGAGGGGCTACGTTACGGGGTTATGTTCTCATACGCAACCGGCGAAAAGCTCTTCACCTTTACGACCGAGGTACACGCCCATATCGGCGAGGTTATGGCCCGTATGCACCAGCTAACGCATAAGCTGCACCTGAACCGGGAAACCTACACCCCTGAGCGGCTTCTGGTCGATTCGTTTGTGTACCTGCAGCAACGCCTGCCTGCCGATACCGATGAGATGCGGTTTATGCAGCGCGCGCAGACCTATTTGCTGCACGAACTTCAGCACGCCGATACCGCTCAACTCCGGCAGGGGATCGTGCACCTGGACATTTGGTTCGACAACCTGCATATTGATCGTGATCACCGCGTCACATTGTTCGATTTCGATTTTTGCGGGAATGGCTGGCTTTGCCTGGATGTCGCCTATTACATCCTGCAAATCCACAGTACCGAAAAAGTTGAGCAGGAGCGGGATCAAAAAGTCGCTTCCTTTTTGGCTGGCTACGAATCCGTTACGCCACTTACAGGCGAAGAAAAGCGGCTCCTGCCGATGCTGGGCGTTACGCTGTATTTCTTCTATTTAGGCATTCAATGTCAGCGGTACGAAAACTGGTCGAACGTCTTTCTGACAGAAACCCACCTCAAGCGTTACGTTAATTTCCTCGTTAAGAAGTATTTTGACGACCATGGACTAGGGTAA